A genomic stretch from Helianthus annuus cultivar XRQ/B chromosome 1, HanXRQr2.0-SUNRISE, whole genome shotgun sequence includes:
- the LOC118491083 gene encoding uncharacterized protein LOC118491083 gives MPPRRDQTQDAAMAAMIAQQIAAVLPNLVTQLNQANNNNNNNVPVLCNFKTFNSAKPLQFSGSEGAIGLLQWFESLENTFRHVQCPNGRKVKFASSVFQKRALTWWNGVMRDRSADVAMAQTWEEVRALIMKEFCPRHELRALEDEFHDLKQDSGEHRAYTDRYEELSLLCPTMVTPLDKAIEKYIDGLPDPVQDIVTGNNPTTVRQAIELAATLTESQTKKKKGKKAETSKKSRKCKASQNFAVIAQPNQNTQNHPTQPPAKKQYVGTAPLCNKCNCHHQPHLQCRLNNNFGRNGHLANTCRSPPAPNQAAQNPAQQPANPARPPFPPGSCYNCGDLTHYKNKCPKLANANPARGRAYNINANEARADNEVVNGTFYSFLFGCRQEFCIPSF, from the exons atgcctcctcgacgtgatcaaacTCAAGATGCTGCTATGGCAGCCATGATCGCTCAGCAAATCGCTGCGGTACTCCCAAACCTAGTAACTCAGTTAAACCaagcaaacaacaacaacaataacaacgtaCCTGTTCTGTGCAACTTTAAGactttcaattcggctaaaccgcTTCAGTTTTCTGGGTCAGAAGGAGCAattgggctcctacagtggttcgagagtctcGAGAACACGTTTCGTCATGTTCAATGCCCGAATGGGCGAAAGGTTAAGTTCGCGTCAAGTGTGTTTCAGAAAAGGGCGCTTActtggtggaatggtgtgatgagggACAGAAGTGCCGACGTGGCAATGGCTCAAACTTGGGAAGAGGTTCGTGCTCTTATAatgaaggaattttgtcctcgtcatgaactgcggGCACTGGAAGATGAATTCCATGATCTCAAGCAAGATAGTGGAGAGCACCGTGCCTACACAGACCGATACGAAGAATTGAGCCTGCTGTGTCCCaccatggtcacgcctttggacaAGGCGATTGAGAAGTACATAGATGGTCTTCccgatcctgttcaggatattgtcaccGGCAACAACCCTACCACTGTTAGACAAGCCATTGAGCTAGCAGCGACTTTGACCGAGTCTCAa acaaagaagaagaagggaaAGAAGGCTGAAACCTCGAAGAAATCTAGGAAgtgcaaggcttcccaaaactttgcgGTTATTGCACAACCCAACCAGAACACTCAGAACCATCCAACACAACCACCCGCCAAGAAACAgtatgttggtactgcaccgcTGTGTAACAAGTGCAACTGTCATCATCAACCACATCTTCAGTGTCGTCTCAACAACAACTTTGGAAGAAATGGCCATTTGGCTAACACATGTCGCTCTCCTCCTGCTCCGAATCAAGCGGCACAAAACCCTGCCCAACAGCCAGCAAATCCTGCACGACCTCCTTTTCCGCCTGGgtcttgctacaattgtggagattTGACTCACTACAAGAACAAGTGCCCGAAGTTGGCTAATGCGAACCCGGCTCGTGGACGAGCATACAACATCAATGCCAATGAAGCGCGTGCCGACAACGAGGTGGTCAACGGTACATTCtattcttttttattcgggtgccgacaagagttttgtatCCCTAgcttttga